TTTAGACCTGAACAATCGCTTTTGGGCATTTCTTGACCGTTCTCCCCTTCAAGTTGATATCAGCGCAAGGGCTTGTCACTGGGGATCTTTCAGAGCGCGAGGACGGCGTATCATATTTTCAGGCACACAGAAAGCCTTGATATGAGTGTTTAATAGGTAGGTAGATGAGTTTCGGTAGGAAGGGGGAATGAAACTAAGGCTAGACCAGATCAATAGGAGACGCTGCCAATGTACCTGCAGTAAGTGCCAGTTTCGGCATCTGATAAGTCACTTTTGCAAGCTCAATGCCCATGATGGGAGCCAAAGCATTCATATTCTCCTAATTGTAGAAAGGTCTGCTACCCTCAACACGGTTCATGTCTTTGACTCTCTAACCCAGCTCCGCCGCTTCCCCCAGGCCGGAGCCATGGATCTTCGTATCGCCCACCCAGGTTATCATCGATGGGAGTTGGTGCCTTGGAATTGGTGTCTTGGCCGGTAATGCACTGTGAAATGTTAGTTGACTCGGAGAGAATGTAAACGCGGGTCTCATACCTGTCGTAAACAATCCACACCGATGTTCCTAGCCCCGGAAACAATCACCTCGGCATATGGATACGCTTAAACCTCAACTTCCGTACACCAtgctcgacgacgacacacACAATCACCCGAGGGTTCCCGTGATGGGGACAATCACATCCTCCAACTGTCCCCTTGCGGACCCCGTATCCTTCAGCGCATATCGAGGCTAAACAAGCCCACATGCCGTTGTTGTGGTCGAGGAAAGAGAGGAGGCGCCGGCGGGCGTTGTCGTCATTGAGGTGTGGGACTAGGAAAGCAACAAGCTCTGCATCGAACTCTTTGTCTTCGACGCAGTGTATACGGGTAGCCAGGCCCGATAGAGTCTCGAGCGCTCTCGAGAGACTGCTTCGTTGCTGTATCGACATGGTTGGTAAGGAGGCAAGGGAAGATGGTGGTTGATTGTGCTGTTTTGCTTTCCGGAGGTTTGATCTTTTTTTCAAAGAAGGTGGAAATTGAAAGGGCTTGAGTGTTTGTGAATCAGACAAGAATTTCTGTTTGGCAGTGTTCGGTTGGTAGGGCTACCTGAGGCAACACGACTCAAGACGGGCTGCCAGCTGTTTGCCAGTTGCAAGAAAAACCTCCTCCAAAATCAAGAGCCTTGGATTTTGTATCATCTCGCCTTACTCTTGTGCCGTGCTTTGGCTCTTCCAGGTTCCTTCTGCTCACCATCCTGTGGGATCAACCCCTGATATCACCCAGCATGTCGCAATCCCAGCGCCAAGTCTCCTGGCGTCAAGGCCCTTCTGGACCGCCCAGAGCATACCGAGAAAGCAGCAACAGACACCGGAACGACTTGGTCATGGTCGACAGTATGGCCCTTCAGACAGTCAAGATCACCGGCAGCAACAAAGCCTCCGGCCTCTCCGTGCACAGCGACAGCAGCGGTGGAGGAAGACAGCTCAACATTTACACCAAGCTTGCCGAGGCGAAGAGCACCATCTGCTTCAAGGTCGACAGCGAAGATGCTGCTCTTCAGGCGTATCGTCAAGTCCGAGACATGAATCCTTCGGCTCCTGTGGGAGGCGTCATGTTTAGTGTGGCTCCAAAGGCGGACACTCAGTTTGCGGATGTCAAGAACGTTGATTGGTCTTCTATGGTCGCTCCTCGCTCTGAAGAGTCTTCTGATGGCTGGTCAGACCTTGAGGAAGCGCTCTTCCAGGCCCTTCGTAAGTTGCTCTACCCAGTGTGTCCCTCAGATTCACTGACAGGGGGTTCACAGTTGCCAAACGCCCTGACAAAGGCACAACCTCGGCTCCCGCCAAGGATACCGAGTCCATTGACAGCACTCGTTCCTTATTTGGACCCATTCCTGCTAAGAATACCCGAGTTGTCGACAGTCCTCGTTCCGTGCTTGGGTCCATTCCTGCTGAGGACACCCAGTCCATCAGCAGTACAGGTTCCATGTTTGGAATCCCTTCGAGACGCACACGTTGAAATAATCGAAACGAACGTCTCGTCAGCCCTCGGGTTACTCAGAGGTCCTATTGAAGAGCGTATATGCGGTGTCTCTCGTGTTTTTGGACAAGGGCCGAGCAGTAACGGCGGTACGGATTAGAGATGATGGGAGCGAGAACAGAATCGAGGTTGGGATTGGAACTCTGGATCGGAACCTCTGGTAGTACTGGGGATATCGGTAGAGGGCTTATACTAGGCACTTGATCGATCTTGGTATGAGTATCTCCTGTAGGTGAGCTTATCGCGTTTGCCATAGAACAGCTAGAGTCGATGAACTACGCCTCGCACATATCCTTGTATGGATACACGACAGGACCATCATTCAGAGAGAACATGACTTCATGGTATTAAACCTGGCAGCCTGAGGGCTAACCACGATTCTGACACTGAacccaccatcttcaacgaACCGAAACCACTCTTTCTGTCTTGCAAGAGCGTCAAGGGCTTGCATGTGCTCATTACTGACGAACTCCATCCCTAAGCTCCTTGAGCACCTTCAGCAGGGCCTCGATTCTCGCCCCCTTTTCACTCGCCACCTCTTTCACAGCCAGGAGCTCCGCCCTCAACTctctctcggcctcctcagccacAGTCAGCTTGGATCTCAAACGACCGATGCTTTCACATGCTTGGCTTCTCAGGCCACGCTCAGCCTGTATCGCCGACTCGAGCTCTCTCTTGGCCgactcaagctcctccactTTGCTCTGAAAGGCCTCGTTCTTCTGTCAGAGCACGGCGCAGCGAcccaacctcttcttctttgcctcggAGCTGCTCACATAGATCTGGCACCTCAGATCTGGCCAGAGCGCCCGAatttctgctgctgccatccTTGTGGGCATGCTGCCAGTCAGCTTGGCCTCCATGCTGGCTTACATCGTAGCCCTCTTGACCATGATACTCCTCCTCATAATACTCTTGGCAGTAATCCTCCTGGCCAtagccttggccatgattctGCCCCGACCGAGCAGCTGGGAAGCCGCCTCTGCCTCCCTGCCATCCCTCACCATGTCCACCTCGACGTCTTTGCCGACGCCGTCGTCCCCATCCTCCACCATGGCTTCCACCTCCGCCGTAGGGGATCATAAGCGGGGCCAAAATATTGACCTCCGCGACAGTGACCTCCTCGAGGAAACATCgcgatgctgctgctcttgctTTTGCTTCTGATATTGCTGTTGCTTCtgatgttggtgaagatGCGGGGAAGATGTTAGAATCCAACGGAAGGTGAGAATTCTTTTTCTCAAGGCTTTGGGCCGGGAAGGTGCGTTGCCAGCTTAGATGCTACAGGCAAATGCTAGCTacttacctacctacccaTTGACCAAGTGAACTCGGGAAGGACTGTAATGCGAACGCCCGACGAGATGAACATGGGGCCGACTTTGGCTGCAGCACACAGCTGATATTGAATCAAGGACCTATCAATACGAGCATGAACACACTACTAACAGTGTCTATTATGATCTTGGATTGACAGCGCGTGATTTGTATTCCCAAGATTGTCAATTGCGGAGTTACCCCTTTTCTTTGTTGGCGGCGCCAAGGGTGTCCTTCTGGATGTTTGCCTCAGACACATTAAGCCCAGCCACCCTGAGCTCAATAGCATGAGAGGGTCCCGTTTGTAGGGAATGGATGTATCCTGAGATATGTTGGTCAATTGCAGGCCGCCGCTGTCTTGGGTTTTCAGCAGATTTCCGGGTCACCTCTCAAGGCGAATGCCACGGTCGTCGAGGTGCTTGAGCACTGTTTGCGAGGAACGCGATAGAACCCTTCACAGGGTCACATCCAAATCGACCTACATATTGTGGCAGATGCGGTTGAAGACATCCTGTGGCTCCTAGATCACGGGGGATGTGACATCGAGAGCATTCGGAGCAGTTGGCCAAGTTGTTGATGAACGCCAAAACTTGTTCTATCTAATCATAAAAGTAAGAAGAGTGAAgaataagaatataataaagacttaataaaatataatgAAAATACAATAAAAATTTACTAAAAAGAGACCAATCACGATTAAATATCTAAGTTCATACTAAATATTGCTTTCCAGACAGAACTCCAACAATTAAACCACAGTCAATGCCCAAGTCGGACGTTGTAGAACTGACTCTACTGGAGATGCTTCTCTCGAATGCCAAGAGACACGACTACAGTAACAACAGCCGTGAGTATAAGCAAGGCATACGTTGCATGAAAGCCGTTGACATAAGCCTCCGTAACCATCTCTCTCACCTCGCCCGTGAGGCCCTTGACATATTCCAGAGATTCCATCGCTCGTTGGGCAATCTAAGACGGTCAACTTCATTCAAAAGACGCTTTGGAGCACCtacttcatcaccatctacaagaccatcaagcTTGACTTCGAGAGAGTGTTGCAGAGTAGTCTGGAACAAAGCATTGTGTGCGCTCAAGCCAGCGACAGCACCAATGTTGCCACAAAGATAATATCCAGTACCTGAAATCGCCATTTCTGTTTTCTCAACACTAGCCGCGAGCCCAATATACAGAGAGGCGTGAGCAAGACCGATGCCGAAGCCTCCAGGGAAAAGAAACAGCGTCTGCCAACTGGAGGTCGACCCACGCCAACAGACAAGCAATAGCGACCAAGCGATGGAAGAGCAGATTCCAGAGATGATGCATGGAATCTTGTACCGACCGGTTCTGACTTGTCAGTGTCGCCTTGATTTCTTGGATCAACTCACTTCTTGATGTACGCTCCAGTGAGCAAAGCACCGAGGGTGTTACCCAGAACAGATGGGATGAGAGATGCGCCGGCAATCGTGGGAGAAACGTTGCGTGTAACTTGAAAGTAAAGAGGAACAAACATCATCATGCCGGCCAGGGTAGAGCAGCAAAGTATCATGACCGAGTAAAAGAGGACCACATGACCATTAGCCAGAAGGTGCAAGGGGAAGATGGGCTCAGTTGCCCAGAACTTTTCGACGGCGCAGAACAGAGCGCTGAAATGGATGCCGAGAATAGCGAGGGACACAAGGGCAGGCGACGACCAGGGCATTTTGTCCCCTCCTATGTCGAGGACGAGCAGAAGACAGAGGATAGTGCAGCTCATAGCAGCAGCGCCGGCAAAGTCGACACGCTTCAGAGAGGTTCTCCACGTCTTTGTTGTAGTGACGTATGTGTTGGGCAACTTGAAAGCAACGAGTACCATCGCGACAATGGTCAAGGGAGCTTGGCAGAGAAAGGCCCATCGCCAGCCGATCGTTTGGGTGAGGAACCCCCCGATAACCCCGCCAGATGAGCGACTCGCGGTCTGGGCGATATTGACATAACTTCGATAGGTTGCAACGTCTCTCAGGGGTACGAGATCTGGCGCAGTTAGCTCCGTCTACAGAATTGGGGTTCACGTACCTGTGATCAGGACGGAGACCAGAGAGACCATGCCAGCCCCCCCAATCCCCTGGATAACCCGGCCGACGATGATCTGAGGCATTGAAGTTCCGACGCCACTATTTTGTTAACATGGTAACTGTATTATAGAACTGACTTACCAGATGATGCTGCCTCCTGAAAAGAAGACGTATGAAGTCTGAAGCATCGCCTTGCGACCAAAAATGTCGCTCAGCTTGCCGTACAGGGGCTGCCCAACACATGTGGCGAGCATGTAGCTAGAGAATAGCCAACTAGCATTCTTGAGGTCATTGAACTCGGCCGTGATGGAACTGTATGCCGCGAGAACCAGGAAAGTGTCGGTCTGCGAGACGAAGACGCCTGCTGACCGTTAGTGTCGATCATGACTAGGAAAGGGAAGAGTGTACCGATTAGAAGCACCGAGAGGAGTCCGAAAATGGGCCTTTTGGTTTCAGACTTGCTCAATTTTTTTTAACTGGAGATCATTTTGCTGCAACCCAAGATGAGTTACTCACGTTGCAGTTGTCAGGGGTGGACGGGATTAAGGGGGAGCTTTCGTCCACCTCTGAAGGAGTGGGAACTTCGTCTTGTTTGGTTGTAGGGTGGGTCATTTTGTCTTCTTGGTCGAGTTGAGAGTTTTGATTCCCTGAGTTCTCGAGCGTTCAAGCATCTCAAGAACTCCTACTTATACCTGACATCTACCGGCTTTCTCgcgcccttctcttccagTTTACAACACCATCTTCCAGCCGACCTCATCAACCGAGCCTCGCTAGGTATCGCCACATACTTGAAAACCGTTGGTGGCTTGAGACAACAAGGCCTCGGCTCTGGTAAAGAAGGCTCTGATACGTTTCTAAGCTGTCGTAAGAGCGGGATCAAGTCGCCAAGGAGGTCCAGGCCGCTGATGAGGGGCCTCCTGCTTGGAATGGCATCGAAATCTCTCATTTTGGCCGTGATTTGGGTGTGATGGAGGTGGACCTGTATGGCTCCTTGTTGGGCTCTCTGCAGCTGCAATAGGTTTCGGCTGTGGGCAGAGGTCTCGGATGAAGCACCAGGTGGCAAGGCAGAGTCTTGAGCGAGAACTACACAGTATGAAGATATGACAGTATGGAACAAATACTGGCTTCTAAATAAGAGCTCGCATTGATAGGGTTTCTTAAGGTCCAAGTGACAACAGCCTCTGTTCATGTTGCGCTGATGCCCCTCATATTCTTCCCTAAATATAGTTactaaaatataataaaaatagtTAAAAATCgtctatattattatactaTTTTATGATATTTTTATGAATTAATTTATTATGCTTATGAGGAGTTAGGTAACCCTCTTAATACTCTGGCATTCCGTTCACTTCTTTACCCGTGTGCCTCTCAAGAGCCCTCGACTGTGAATGGACTCAGGCTAGATTGCCACCTTTGGACCGATGTCAAGTAAAGTGATTCTGCAACTGATCGGAGAAGGCTCGAGCCGCTCCTGAGCTGGTGTAACCAGGCATCTGGTACCTAACCCTCTATCAATGAGGTGATTCTACAAACACTCGGACAGCAAACATTGTCATCGCTTAAATGCGTGGACCTTTCGCCACCTTGGCAAAGCAAGCAGCATTAGCTCTGTATGTGTGATCTTTTGAGACCCAAAATAAGAAAGACATGCCGATGAGCAAGGAATTCGAGTAACACAAGGAACCAACATGCAGTTAAACATCTCCACGAGAGGTCGACGTGGCTGTCCAGGGTAAGCCAAGCTCCGGCCCCACAACCCGCCGATGGTGCCGTGCCCCTCCGCAAGCCTCCACATGCATTGTTTACTTTACATCAGCCTTATTTGCACGCCGCCTTTTGAGCCTCGGACCAATATTTCTACGACAAACTGCATAACCACGGCGCTTaagacatcatcatcgaaCCTTTTCTTCATGCCGATTCACTaaagaggccatcatggctgccgTCCAGCCCACACGCACTCGGTCGGCCCGGTTGATGGCTGGCTTCACGAACAAGTCGGCCCAACATGCACCTCCACCAGCACCATCCCACGCCGTCAGCCACGGACCCTCTGCCCTTTCGCTGTTCTTGACCAACTtgcatcttcttgacctcgataAGCTTCCAGATTGGCCGGGAATATGCGTCGAGACTTTTGTGGCGGGCGGTTCGAGTGCACAGGgtcagaagaagagggtgcAGTGTGTCGAGTGGGCTCTCTTCCAGCTCTTTGCCCTGTGGGATCCtgaagagaccaagaaggtGTGTGATTAGGCTTGAGATGTAGTTATACAGCTAACCGGATGCAGAAGCTGAAACCCTTCTTTCCTCCCCTCGATCAGGTCCAGTCGATCAACCTTCGAGCCGCCCTACTACGATCACTCGAGCTTGCCAAGAAGGGCGGAGTCCTTGGAAGAGATGCCATTGTACGAAAGACTATGCTGGATGAATGCAGGGGCGAAAGACTGGAGGAGGTTCTTTCTGCCTTTTCTTCTGCCGTTTTGAAGCATGTCATTGCTGAAGAGTTGGCAACAAGCGGTGAACATTCCGCCCTGGCCCTTCGACTGGCCCTTGAGGATCGCGACTACAAGAGCGCCAATACGGACCTCAATATTATGGTTTTGGCTCACAAGGTCTCTGTCGGCCGGATTTTGAGGAGCAAGAAAGCCGCCAACAACAGATTCCGCGATTTCGCCAGCTTGTTGACCGACAAAGAGAAGGACATTGCAAAGAGGACCGAAGCACTGCAGGCCCTGGAACAAGAGGGCAAGACAATCTCTGACGATGCGAGGCTGGAAATGTGGCGCGCCATCCGAAACAACTGGTCCGGAAACGAGCGATGGATGGAAACTTTGTTGTATGGCGACGCAAGCTCCAAGAAGGACGCCCTATTGGGCATGCCTTTTGATCGAGTCTGGAGGAGAGTTCAACAAGGTCGACTGGGGGAAATCGAAGAGCATGGAAGCGGTCTTTTGGAGCAACTCGATAGCCGGGTTCGAGTTC
This genomic interval from Fusarium keratoplasticum isolate Fu6.1 chromosome 9, whole genome shotgun sequence contains the following:
- a CDS encoding MFS domain-containing protein, giving the protein MTHPTTKQDEVPTPSEVDESSPLIPSTPDNCNVSVFVSQTDTFLVLAAYSSITAEFNDLKNASWLFSSYMLATCVGQPLYGKLSDIFGRKAMLQTSYVFFSGGSIICGVGTSMPQIIVGRVIQGIGGAGMVSLVSVLITDLVPLRDVATYRSYVNIAQTASRSSGGVIGGFLTQTIGWRWAFLCQAPLTIVAMVLVAFKLPNTYVTTTKTWRTSLKRVDFAGAAAMSCTILCLLLVLDIGGDKMPWSSPALVSLAILGIHFSALFCAVEKFWATEPIFPLHLLANGHVVLFYSVMILCCSTLAGMMMFVPLYFQVTRNVSPTIAGASLIPSVLGNTLGALLTGAYIKKTGRYKIPCIISGICSSIAWSLLLVCWRGSTSSWQTLFLFPGGFGIGLAHASLYIGLAASVEKTEMAISGTGYYLCGNIGAVAGLSAHNALFQTTLQHSLEVKLDGLVDGDEIAQRAMESLEYVKGLTGEVREMVTEAYVNGFHATYALLILTAVVTVVVSLGIREKHLQ